The genomic DNA GAAGACCGCGCGGCTGGGCTAGGCGACCACACGGGGCAGGTACGATGCCCGCCGTGGAGACCGAAGCCGTCGAGATACGCGGCCACATCATCGACTCGCTGATCCTGCCGCGGGTCTTGGACGAGATCGTCGAGGCCGGCGCCGACTATCGGATGGCCGCCTTCGAGGTTGGCAAGAGCCACGACGATCCCTCGTATGCCCGGATCGAGATCAGCGCCGAGCGCGAGGTGCTCGACCGGCTGCTCGGACGCCTCGCCGACCTGGGCGCCACTCCCCGAGATACCGGCGACGTCGAGCTCCTCGCGGCGGACATGGACGGCGTCTTCCCCGACACCTTCTACTCGACGACCAACCTCCCCACCCAGGTCCGGATCTCCGGCGAATGGGTCTGGGTCGAGAGCCCGGAGATGGACTGCGGCATCGTCGTCGACGGCCGCCGCGCTCGGACGATCCCGATGAGCGAGGTCGTGGCGGGTCAGCTCATCGTCTCGGGCCATGCCGGCGTGAAGGTCCACCCGCTCGAGCGTCCGCGAGGCGGCGCCGGGCAGACCTTCTCGTTCATGTCGAGCGAGGTTTCCTCCGAGAAGCCGCAGGGGCTCATGGTTCAGCGCATCGCGGAAACGATGCGGGGCGTGAAGGCCGAAGGTAAGAAGATCCTTTGGGTGCTCGGCCCGGCGGTCGTGCACACCGGCTCCGTCGAGGCGTTCTGCGCGCTGATCCGCTCCGGCTGGGTGGACGTCGCCTTCGCCGGTAACGCGATCGCGACCCACGACT from Actinomycetota bacterium includes the following:
- a CDS encoding TIGR00300 family protein, whose translation is METEAVEIRGHIIDSLILPRVLDEIVEAGADYRMAAFEVGKSHDDPSYARIEISAEREVLDRLLGRLADLGATPRDTGDVELLAADMDGVFPDTFYSTTNLPTQVRISGEWVWVESPEMDCGIVVDGRRARTIPMSEVVAGQLIVSGHAGVKVHPLERPRGGAGQTFSFMSSEVSSEKPQGLMVQRIAETMRGVKAEGKKILWVLGPAVVHTGSVEAFCALIRSGWVDVAFAGNAIATHDSEAAIFGTSLGVSLTEGVPKEHGHEHHIRAINAVRRAGSFKAAVEQGLLKEGVMFHLVTHGVDYVLGGSVRDDGPMPEVITDVLEAQRQMRARVPGLGMAVMVSTMLHSIATGNLLPASVPIVCVDINPAAVTKLVDRGSIQSVGMVTDVGLFLRQLADALDAR